The Chitinimonas sp. BJYL2 genome segment GTCCGCGTCGTGCTCTCGGGCGCCACGCGCCCGAACAGCATCGCCGTGCCGCAACGCGCGGTGCTGGACGGCCCGCAAGGCAAGTTCGTCTACACCGTGGGCGCCGGCCAGGATGGCAAGCCGGCCGCCGTGCCGATGCCGGTCGTGGTGGGTGACTGGGTCCGCCTCGATGGCAAGGAGCCGAACGGCTGGCTGATCAAGCAGGGTCTCAAGGGTGGCGAGAAGGTCATCGTGGATGGCACCGCGCGCATCTTCTTCCCGTTTGCGCCGATTGTGCCGATGACGCCCGAAGAAGCCGCCAAGGCCGCCCAACAGCCGCCCGGTGGCGCCCCCGCCGCCAAGCACTAATACAGCCCGTCTCCCCCGGTGACCGGGGTTGGGGTAAGGAAGCGCCCGTTGCCGCATTGCACCGCGCCGCCTCACCTAGACCCGCTCGCTGAGAGAGAAGGAAAGAGACAAGGCTCATAAGGAATCCGCCTCCATGTTCTCCCGATTTTTTATCGACAGGCCCATCTTCGCCTTCGTGATCTCGATCTTCATCGTGATCGCGGGTCTGGCGGCGATGCGTATCCTGCCCATCGCGCAGTATCCCGAAATCTCGCCACCGGTCGTTCAGGTGCGCGCCTTCTACCCCGGTGCCTCGGCTGAAACCATTGCCGAAACCGTGGCGGCTCCGCTCGAAAACGCCATTACCGGCGTCGAGGGCATGATGTACGTAGCCTCGACCTCGACCTCGAACGGCGCGGTGGAAATCGCCGTCACCTTCGAAATCGGTACCGATGTCGACAAGGCTGCCCAGAACGTCAACAACCGCGTCAAGCAGGCCGATGCCAAGCTCCCCGAAGAAGTCCGCCGCCAGGGTGTGACCGTGGAGAAGGGTTCGTCCGCCTTCCTGCAGGTGCTGGCCTTCTACTCGCCGGACAACACGCATAGCGACATCTACATGTCCAACTATGTGACGCTGAACGTGCTCGACCGGATCAAGAAGATCCCCGGCACCACCAGCGTGCAGATCTTCGGCGCCAAGGACTACGCAATGCGCATCTGGCTCAAGCCCGATCGCATGGCGCAGCTCAAGGTCACCGTGCCCGAAGTGGCGGCTGCGATTGCCGAGCAGAACGCCCAGTTCGCACCGGGCAAGATCGGCCAGTCGCCCAACGGCGGCAATCAGGAAATGGTCTACACCATTACCGCCAAGGGTCGTCTGAGTTCGGCTGAAGAGTTCGAGAACATCATCGTCCGCAGCCAGTCCGACGGTGCCAAGCTGCGCCTCAAGGATATTGCCCGCGTCGAACTCGGCTCCAAGGACAACGACTTCAACGGTACCTATAACGGCAAGCCTGCCGTGCTGATGGGTATCTTCCTGCAGCCGGGCGCCAATGCGCTGGATGTGGCCACCGAGGTCAAGACCGCCATGACCGAAATGGCCGCCGACTTCCCCAAGGGCATGACCTACGCCGTGCCTTACGACACCACGCGTTTCGTGGAAGTGTCGATCAAGGAAGTGGTCAAGACCCTGGCCGAAGCCATGGTGCTGGTGTTCCTCGTCGTGTTCCTGTTCCTGCAGAACTGGCGCGCCACGCTGATCCCGACACTGGCCGTACCGGTGTCGCTGATCGGTACCTTCGCCGGTCTGCATCTGCTGGGTTACTCGATCAACACGCTGACCTTGTTCGGCATGGTGCTCGCCATCGGTATCGTGGTGGATGACGCCATCGTGGTGCTCGAAAACGTCGAACGGATCATGCACGAGCAGCATCTGCCCGCGCGTGAAGCAGCGCTGCAAGCCATGAAGGAAGTGACCGGCCCGGTCATCGCCATCGTGCTTGTACTGTGCGCCGTATTCGTCCCGATTGCCTTCCTGGGCGGTCTCACCGGTGAGCTGTACCGCCAGTTTGCGGTCACCATCTCCATCGCCGTGGTGCTCTCGGGCTTGGTTGCGCTGACCATGACCCCTGCCCTGTGCGTGCTGATGCTCAAGCGCGAACACAAGCAGACGGCCAAGTTCTTCCTCTGGTTCAACGACTGGTTCCACCGCATGACCGGCCGCTATGTCGGCGGTGTCACCTTCATGATGAAGCGTGGCCTGCTCGGCATCGTCCTGTTCGGCGGCATGATCGTGATGACGGCGGGTCTGTTCAAGATCACCCCCGGCTCGCTGGTACCCGATGAAGACCAAGGCTATTACATCGGCGCGGTGTTCCTGCCCGATGGCGCCTCGCTGCAACGGACCGACGCGGTGCTCAAGCAAGTGGTGGGCGCCATCCAGTCCAACCCGGCCAACGAGCACGTGATTGCCTTTGCCGGTCTGGATTTCATCGGCGGCGGCTTCAAGAACAACGCCGCCACGATCTTCGTTACCCAGAAGCATTGGGACGAGCGTACCCAGGACACCAAGGCGCTGGTCGGCGAGTTCTTCATGAAGACCGGTGGCATCAAGGAAGCGCTGGTACTGGCTTTCGCCCCGCCTGCCATCTTCGGCCTGGATAACACCGGTGGCTTTACCGTTTACCTGCAGAACAAGGGTGAAGGTGGCGCCAAGGCGCTGGCACCGGCAGTTGGCACCGTGATGGGCGCTGCCATGCAGAGCCCGGTGCTGGCCGGCGTACAGACGCTGTGGAAAGCCAACGCGCCGCAGCTGTATGTGGATGTGGACCGCGAACGTGCCAAGGCACTCGGTGTACCGCTCAACGACGCCTTCAACACGCTGTCGGGCACGCTGGGTACCTATTACGTGAACGACTTCAACAAGTACGGTCGTGCCTGGCAGGTGCTGATGAGTGCGGATTCGCAGTACCGCAAGCGTCCTGAAGA includes the following:
- a CDS encoding efflux RND transporter permease subunit, translated to MFSRFFIDRPIFAFVISIFIVIAGLAAMRILPIAQYPEISPPVVQVRAFYPGASAETIAETVAAPLENAITGVEGMMYVASTSTSNGAVEIAVTFEIGTDVDKAAQNVNNRVKQADAKLPEEVRRQGVTVEKGSSAFLQVLAFYSPDNTHSDIYMSNYVTLNVLDRIKKIPGTTSVQIFGAKDYAMRIWLKPDRMAQLKVTVPEVAAAIAEQNAQFAPGKIGQSPNGGNQEMVYTITAKGRLSSAEEFENIIVRSQSDGAKLRLKDIARVELGSKDNDFNGTYNGKPAVLMGIFLQPGANALDVATEVKTAMTEMAADFPKGMTYAVPYDTTRFVEVSIKEVVKTLAEAMVLVFLVVFLFLQNWRATLIPTLAVPVSLIGTFAGLHLLGYSINTLTLFGMVLAIGIVVDDAIVVLENVERIMHEQHLPAREAALQAMKEVTGPVIAIVLVLCAVFVPIAFLGGLTGELYRQFAVTISIAVVLSGLVALTMTPALCVLMLKREHKQTAKFFLWFNDWFHRMTGRYVGGVTFMMKRGLLGIVLFGGMIVMTAGLFKITPGSLVPDEDQGYYIGAVFLPDGASLQRTDAVLKQVVGAIQSNPANEHVIAFAGLDFIGGGFKNNAATIFVTQKHWDERTQDTKALVGEFFMKTGGIKEALVLAFAPPAIFGLDNTGGFTVYLQNKGEGGAKALAPAVGTVMGAAMQSPVLAGVQTLWKANAPQLYVDVDRERAKALGVPLNDAFNTLSGTLGTYYVNDFNKYGRAWQVLMSADSQYRKRPEDIGNMYVKNQHGQMVPLSAFAKVEYSTGPDTVDRYNNLPAVKLLGSPKPGHSSGEAIAAFEGLAKSVLPKDVSFEWTGAAFQEKKVTSASALALVLAAVMVFLILAAQYEKWSLPFSVLLAMPFGIFGALLAVFLRGYSNDVYFQIGLVTLLGLAAKNAILIVEYAVMKHHEGYPPAAAAIEAARLRFRPIIMTSLAFILGVLPLAISHGAGAGARTSVGTGVVGGMIAATFLAIFFVPLFYKLITDWRIKTPAEELVPPSAENNYGIVEGAHRDEK